The DNA window ATTTTCCCGGCCAGTGAGTCGGTCGTCGACACTGATACTCTGAAATACGATCCCGATGCTCTGGCGAACCATTTCGGATTCCCTGATGATATCGTATCCATTGACACGGGCCGATCCCGATGTCGGACTGGCGACCGTACAGAGCATGGGCAGGAGTGTGCTCTTCCCGGCACCGTTTGGACCGAGCAGGCCGAAGATCTGCCCTTTCTGTATTCTTATATTCAGACCGTCGACTGCGGTCAGGTCGCCGAATTTCTTGGTAAGATTTTCTGTTTCAACAGCATACATAGTATCATCTCCTTATCTCAAACCAAAATGACATTCTCTTCAATGTCATTCAAAAAAGAATCCAGGATTTGGGGAGATTTCCTGGAATCTGGTGATATGCTGTCAATCCTTGGTGAAAGGTTTTGCAAGGATCTCGAGGACGTGGAAATCGAAGAAATTGTTTGTATGTGCCGGCAGAACGACAAGTGCCGTATCGGCGCCTCTGCCGGTCGCCCCGGTTCCACCGACCACGATGGTCTTTTCCAGGGTGATGGCACCGCTATCCAGGGCCATGATACCAATCTCGACTCCCACTTTCGTCCCCGGGGAGAAGAGCGTCTTTAACGATTCGGCCAGAATCTCACTGTGAGAGATTCCAGAAAACCTCTCGGTGAAACTCTTCTCAAGTCCTGAGAGGGCATGAGTATGACGAATCACGCGGCCACCCAGCCTCTTGATCTTCTTCTCATTCGCAGGATCGAATTCCCAGACCCCCGGCGTCTTCGAACCTGGCTTTGTGGAAATGATCACCAGGTTGGTCTTTTTCCCCAACGCCTGAGCGAACGTCACTCCGGTTGCACCGCTTGTGCTGGCAACAACGACATTTTTGATATCTCCCTCTTTCAGTCTCTCGTCGACGATGGCGAGGACCGCTTCGGTGTTCCCGCTCCCGCTGTGTTCAAAATATGTTATTGATTTTGTAGCCATTTCCAAAACCTCTTTTAATTTTTTGGTACCTACTCTTGAAATGTAGAACCGTAGAATCAAAAGAGATGAGTCAATCAGCAAGTACTGCCGGCTTTATTAAAAAAACGTAGTATCTGGGCTGGCACACCTGTCGATCGTTCCTGAGAAGAGTATCTGTTAGCCGGGCTTTTCTGCGATGATCAGAACCCTGCTCCGTTTCATGAAAATACCGGTACTGGTCTGAAGTTCTGACAATTTCTTTGTAATTTCTAACCTGACCTGATCGCGGTGTTCTTCTGGCACCTCCGAGAGATAATTTCCAAAATGGCTCGATTCTGCAGCGTCGATTATCGCCTGCGCAGAATCATAGCGTTCTGGATTTTTGATATATTTCACCTTCTGTATCCAGAATCCCGTATACCTAAGCAACGATTCAAGTTCTGCCGGCGTGATTCCATCATCATCTTGGGAATGAACGCCGTACTTTCCCAGTACCTCATGGGTGATGGTCCTCAGGATACTGGGAGAAGTCTGATCCGGATCTGACAGACCGATCTTTCCCCCAGGTTTTAGAATCCGGCGGACCTGGGTCAGTGCTGATTCCTGTCCCTTGTGGTCTTTGATATGATGGAATGCAGAATTCAGGTACACTGCATCAAAACTGTTATCTGGAAAATTTCCGAGACTCAGGTCACTACCCACACGGAATGATAACTGAGGAAACAATCTTGATTTTTCCAACGCGAGTTTGATCCGGTGATCTGAAGGATCCAGCCCGACGACAAATCCGGTCTTACCGGTAATTTCAGCGACATGTCTCGCGAGACGGCCGGTCCCGCATCCGAGATCGAGGACACGATCCCCATTATTGATCCTCAGTTCTGTTATGAGGTGGATACCGTTTTCATACTGGGCATCACTGGTCTGATCATAGTGCTCTGCCAGGTCCTGGGTATCAGATGGTGCGATGCTTTTGGTCATGATAATACTACATTCCTCCATTGATCATCCTTACATCTCCATACTCTCTGTTTCCTTCAGGTATCAGACCATACAAATCAGCAAGATTTGCCCAGACTATGCAGGATTGCCGGTCGGGTCTGTGGAGATGTTTTTTCCTGCAATGAAATAATAGAGGGACATGATACAGAAGATGGGGATGGATATTAAGAATATATTTTGAATTTGAAATGCATCCTTTTATTATCTCATCGTCGACCTGTCCGAGAACCGCGTCCGCATCGACTTTGATTGCGACTTTTTTAACATTGGTGATCGTCGACCCCAGATTTGAACATGCACCTCTCATGATTGCTGCTGATACACCCCTGCCTCTGGTGATACTTCGTTGGTCCTCACATCCTTCTGGAAAAATGTTAAATTAATTATTTGCTTTCTTCTGGGCAATAACAAAGATCCTGCCGAGGGTATGCTCCACACCCTTTTCGGTCTTATAGTGAACCAGTTTTTCTGCAATATCGGACTTTATCAGTTCTCGCTGATCTTCTGGAATTTCCGATAAGTATGTTCCAAAGTTACTTGCTTCAGAGAACTCGAGTGCGTCCTGAGGAGTAGGATAATACCGGGTCTTCGTTACCTTGTCTAATTTCACTATATCCAGTCCGGATGAGATAAGTAACGAACTCAGGCTCTTCGGGGATATCAGTTTCTCTTGTTTATAGTGTAACCCGTGCGACTCCACCACTTCTTTTGTGATGTCTCTGAGAAGGCCGGGAACATCTTTATTGGGGTCTGATATTCCCAGTTTTCC is part of the Methanosphaerula palustris E1-9c genome and encodes:
- a CDS encoding pyruvate kinase alpha/beta domain-containing protein, with translation MATKSITYFEHSGSGNTEAVLAIVDERLKEGDIKNVVVASTSGATGVTFAQALGKKTNLVIISTKPGSKTPGVWEFDPANEKKIKRLGGRVIRHTHALSGLEKSFTERFSGISHSEILAESLKTLFSPGTKVGVEIGIMALDSGAITLEKTIVVGGTGATGRGADTALVVLPAHTNNFFDFHVLEILAKPFTKD
- a CDS encoding class I SAM-dependent methyltransferase; the encoded protein is MTKSIAPSDTQDLAEHYDQTSDAQYENGIHLITELRINNGDRVLDLGCGTGRLARHVAEITGKTGFVVGLDPSDHRIKLALEKSRLFPQLSFRVGSDLSLGNFPDNSFDAVYLNSAFHHIKDHKGQESALTQVRRILKPGGKIGLSDPDQTSPSILRTITHEVLGKYGVHSQDDDGITPAELESLLRYTGFWIQKVKYIKNPERYDSAQAIIDAAESSHFGNYLSEVPEEHRDQVRLEITKKLSELQTSTGIFMKRSRVLIIAEKPG